One Thauera sp. K11 DNA window includes the following coding sequences:
- a CDS encoding PepSY-associated TM helix domain-containing protein produces MNGTFRQSMSWLHTWSGLVAGWLLFFVFVTGSATYFKDDITRWMKPEMPLPVHAQHPPATMMAELALDYLGRQPEAAHTWEILLPADGRRVGCGPGCGRPLRDYPSELTVSWAGNTERLDSTTGRPLPPLPATRDTEGGDLLDEMHYSLHYMSEETGRIIVAIGTMVAFLAILTGIVVHKKIFKDFFTFRPGKGQRSWLDAHNVFGVMALPFFLMITYSGMVEIGYMPAPLLQAPAIVRAPAGEHAPVLRPAIPMAAVIARSEAVLGVGEIGEIELSHPQGQEPRITVSRRWGTEYPFAGREGSFLSFSAVTGEPLDVEYTFGQPLPHKALWWLVGAHFAWFAGAGLRWLFFCCGLLGCAMIATGQVLWTVKRRERHERHGGNPIGLRLVERMNVGVLVGLPVGVAAYFWANRLLPPGLDGRAGWEAHCLFLTWGWVLLYAALRPVRRAWVETAGLAAAAFGAVPLLNLVTTDRHLGVTIAHGDWALAGVDLSMMALAALFGAIAWKLRRRWAAGGEPGEAAPGRRDAVAEVG; encoded by the coding sequence ATGAACGGCACCTTCCGCCAGAGCATGTCCTGGCTGCACACATGGTCCGGACTGGTGGCCGGGTGGCTGCTGTTCTTCGTGTTCGTGACCGGGTCGGCCACCTACTTCAAGGACGACATCACCCGCTGGATGAAGCCGGAGATGCCGCTGCCGGTCCATGCGCAGCATCCGCCGGCCACGATGATGGCGGAACTGGCGCTGGACTACCTGGGGCGGCAGCCGGAGGCTGCCCACACCTGGGAAATCCTGCTGCCGGCGGACGGGCGGCGCGTGGGCTGCGGCCCCGGATGCGGCCGGCCGCTGCGGGACTATCCGTCCGAACTGACCGTGTCGTGGGCCGGCAACACCGAGCGGCTGGACAGCACGACCGGCCGGCCGCTGCCGCCGCTGCCGGCCACGCGTGACACCGAGGGGGGCGATCTCCTCGACGAAATGCACTACAGCCTGCACTACATGAGCGAGGAAACCGGCAGGATCATCGTCGCCATCGGCACGATGGTGGCCTTCCTGGCCATCCTGACGGGCATCGTCGTCCACAAGAAGATCTTCAAGGACTTCTTCACCTTCCGCCCGGGCAAGGGGCAGCGCTCGTGGCTGGACGCGCACAACGTGTTCGGGGTGATGGCGCTGCCGTTCTTCCTGATGATCACCTACAGCGGCATGGTGGAAATCGGCTACATGCCCGCGCCGCTGCTGCAGGCGCCCGCCATCGTGCGGGCACCGGCCGGCGAGCATGCGCCCGTGCTGCGCCCGGCCATCCCCATGGCGGCCGTCATCGCCCGCTCGGAGGCGGTGCTGGGGGTCGGGGAGATCGGCGAGATCGAACTCAGCCATCCGCAAGGCCAGGAACCGCGCATCACCGTGTCCAGGCGCTGGGGCACCGAATACCCCTTCGCCGGCAGGGAGGGCAGTTTCCTGAGCTTCAGCGCGGTGACCGGCGAGCCGCTGGACGTCGAATACACCTTCGGCCAGCCCCTGCCGCACAAGGCGCTGTGGTGGCTGGTCGGCGCGCACTTCGCCTGGTTCGCGGGCGCGGGCTTGCGCTGGCTGTTCTTCTGCTGCGGCCTGCTGGGCTGCGCAATGATCGCCACCGGGCAGGTGCTGTGGACGGTGAAGCGCCGCGAACGGCACGAGCGGCACGGCGGGAACCCCATCGGCCTGCGCCTCGTGGAGCGGATGAACGTGGGCGTGCTCGTCGGCCTGCCGGTCGGCGTGGCGGCTTATTTCTGGGCCAACCGCCTGTTGCCGCCGGGGCTGGATGGCCGCGCCGGCTGGGAAGCGCACTGCCTGTTCCTGACCTGGGGCTGGGTTCTGCTCTACGCCGCGCTGCGCCCCGTCCGCCGGGCCTGGGTCGAGACCGCGGGGCTCGCGGCCGCGGCCTTCGGCGCCGTCCCGCTGCTGAACCTCGTCACCACCGACAGGCACCTGGGCGTGACCATCGCACATGGCGACTGGGCCCTGGCGGGCGTGGACCTGTCCATGATGGCACTGGCGGCGTTGTTCGGCGCCATTGCCTGGAAGCTGCGGCGCCGATGGGCCGCCGGCGGCGAGCCCGGGGAAGCCGCGCCGGGCCGGCGCGACGCCGTCGCGGAGGTGGGCTGA
- a CDS encoding FecR domain-containing protein has translation MPSPVSPDTALLEEAANWAMAFRYGTPTESERQAFDRWRRQSLSHDAAWARAEAVFHAFDQVPAGAGREALHSLGHGSGRRRSLRLLGALLVAAPAGWLAWRQSPWREWTADVATATGERRTLALPDGSRLVLNTASAVDIFFSAAERRIRLLAGEILVTTHADPAPAYRPFLVDTPHGAVRALGTRFSVRHLDRETCRVAVFQDKVEIRPLGGDARILRAGEQADFGTREVRQPVEVEASTALWEQGMLLARNMRLADVIAEMARHRPGVLRCDPAVADLRVSGAISLADTDAGLALLVRTLPLRIERNTRYWVTVAPRA, from the coding sequence ATGCCGTCGCCCGTATCTCCCGATACCGCTTTGCTCGAGGAGGCCGCCAACTGGGCGATGGCATTCCGGTACGGCACGCCGACCGAGTCCGAGCGCCAGGCTTTCGACCGCTGGCGGCGGCAGAGCCTTTCGCACGATGCAGCCTGGGCGCGCGCCGAGGCGGTTTTCCATGCCTTCGACCAGGTGCCGGCCGGTGCCGGCAGGGAGGCGCTCCATTCTCTGGGGCACGGCAGCGGCCGGCGGCGCAGCTTGCGCTTGCTGGGTGCGCTGCTGGTGGCGGCGCCCGCCGGCTGGCTGGCCTGGCGCCAGTCGCCGTGGCGGGAATGGACTGCCGACGTGGCGACCGCAACCGGCGAGCGCAGGACGCTGGCCCTGCCCGACGGCTCGCGCCTCGTGCTCAACACGGCCAGTGCGGTGGACATCTTCTTCAGCGCCGCCGAGCGCCGCATCCGCCTGCTGGCCGGCGAGATCCTCGTCACCACGCATGCCGATCCTGCTCCAGCCTACCGGCCCTTCCTCGTCGACACCCCGCACGGGGCCGTGCGTGCGCTGGGTACGCGCTTCAGTGTGCGCCACCTGGACAGGGAAACCTGCCGCGTCGCCGTTTTCCAGGACAAGGTGGAGATACGTCCGCTGGGCGGGGATGCCCGCATCCTGCGCGCCGGTGAACAGGCGGATTTCGGCACCAGGGAGGTGCGGCAGCCGGTGGAGGTCGAGGCCAGTACCGCGCTGTGGGAGCAGGGCATGCTGCTCGCCAGGAACATGCGTCTCGCGGACGTGATCGCCGAGATGGCGCGGCATCGCCCGGGCGTGTTGCGCTGTGATCCCGCCGTGGCCGACCTGCGCGTGTCCGGCGCCATCTCGCTGGCCGACACCGATGCCGGGCTTGCGCTGCTGGTGCGCACCCTGCCGCTGCGCATCGAGCGCAACACCCGCTACTGGGTGACGGTCGCCCCCCGCGCTTGA
- a CDS encoding ferredoxin--NADP reductase produces the protein MSNLRTERILSVHHWNESLFTFRTTRDPGLRFENGQFVMIGLEVEGRPLTRAYSIASPNYEEHLEFFSIKVPDGPLTSRLQHLQEGDEIVVSKKPTGTLVLHDLHPGKHLYLLSTGTGLAPFMSVIQDPETYERFEKVILVHGVRTASELAYSDFITRELPDNEFFGDQVREKLIYYPTVTRERFRNMGRVTDLIESGKLFHDIGLAPLHPARDRVMICGSQAMITDTCKLLDARNFRVSHRIGEPGDYVIERAFVEK, from the coding sequence ATGAGCAACCTGCGCACCGAACGTATCCTGAGCGTCCATCACTGGAACGAATCCCTGTTCACCTTCCGCACCACGCGCGATCCGGGCCTGCGTTTCGAGAACGGCCAGTTCGTGATGATCGGCCTCGAGGTGGAAGGCCGGCCGCTGACCCGCGCCTACAGCATCGCCAGCCCGAACTACGAGGAGCACCTCGAGTTCTTCAGCATCAAGGTGCCCGACGGCCCGCTGACCTCGCGCCTGCAGCACCTGCAGGAAGGCGATGAGATCGTCGTGAGCAAGAAGCCCACCGGCACGCTGGTGCTGCACGACCTGCACCCTGGCAAGCACCTGTACCTGCTGTCGACCGGCACCGGCCTGGCCCCCTTCATGAGCGTGATCCAGGACCCGGAGACCTACGAGCGCTTCGAGAAGGTCATCCTGGTGCACGGCGTGCGCACGGCGTCGGAGCTGGCCTACTCCGATTTCATCACCCGCGAACTGCCGGACAACGAGTTCTTCGGCGACCAGGTGCGCGAAAAGCTGATCTACTACCCGACCGTCACCCGCGAGCGCTTCCGCAACATGGGCCGCGTCACCGACCTCATCGAATCCGGCAAGCTGTTCCACGACATCGGCCTCGCCCCGCTGCACCCGGCGCGCGACCGCGTGATGATCTGCGGCAGCCAGGCGATGATCACCGACACCTGCAAGCTGCTCGACGCCCGCAACTTCCGCGTTTCCCACCGCATCGGCGAACCGGGCGACTACGTGATCGAGCGCGCCTTCGTGGAGAAGTGA
- a CDS encoding TonB-dependent receptor — translation MKSQHMGRFAGIRASRIAAPPAAIRAAIEAMAMSAALGIIVASPAVAAEPAAAMVQRQYAIGAGELGDVLAQYAATAGVQLVFDPAALAGRRSPGLQGRYGVREGFEQLLRGSGYQLVKQGNDAYSLHKAPAAPVPAAAAEPRVAQLAEVRVTASGEAAGELPRPYAGGKVARGGRVGMLGNKDVMDTPFSQTSYTAEFIADRQARTLSDVMSSDPSVAIDNPSASGWEATVIRGFSTGDGTSSVSLNGLYGILPADATGIGMAERVEVLKGPSALLNGMPTADAVGGTVNLVSKRAPYEPLAQITVSHASRSQPGVSADIGRRFGEDRAFGVRFNGTWRDGGLSVDPTKEKMVSGVLGLDYQGEGVRLSADFGHQERDLSSANRPLFLGAGVRIPKLPRNDESYLPPWTIWNGGSTFGMVQAEWDIAEGITAYAAYGMRKTDGKEVLFINPVLLDAEGDWEATPSRSASASQTRSATAGLRFAADTGPVRHAIAVNAARITEDADYAQLWGSDFEFTSNLYHPVHVPEPALVVGDLRPSSVAKRSSFGIADTLSMFGDRLQITVGTRRQSVSSKNISIATGAVTSSYESHVWSPAVGVIVKPRDGVSIYANYIEGLRPGTVVGETYANAGQIFPPYRSKQYEAGVKVDWSGNLITTVSAFQIAQPNTVTIPGVPLPALALNGEQRNRGLEFSMFGQPWNGVRLTGGLMVIDAELRKTEGGADDGNQAPAVPKWQATLGGEWDTGLVPGLTLTARVKHSEMAYIDTANARSVPSWTLLDVGARYRFTSLWNEPAVLRLTIENALDKNFWISRTYGVYQSTPRTVLLSATFDF, via the coding sequence ATGAAGAGCCAGCACATGGGCCGCTTTGCGGGAATCCGCGCATCCAGGATCGCGGCGCCCCCCGCGGCCATCCGGGCCGCCATCGAGGCGATGGCGATGAGCGCGGCGCTGGGCATCATCGTGGCATCGCCGGCCGTCGCCGCCGAACCGGCCGCTGCCATGGTGCAGCGTCAGTACGCGATCGGTGCGGGCGAACTGGGCGACGTGCTGGCGCAGTACGCCGCCACCGCGGGCGTGCAACTGGTATTCGATCCCGCCGCGCTGGCCGGCCGGCGTAGTCCGGGCCTGCAAGGCCGCTACGGTGTCCGCGAGGGCTTCGAGCAACTGCTGCGTGGCAGCGGCTACCAACTCGTGAAGCAGGGCAACGACGCCTATTCACTGCACAAGGCGCCGGCGGCTCCGGTGCCTGCCGCCGCGGCGGAACCCCGGGTGGCGCAGTTGGCGGAAGTCCGCGTCACGGCCAGCGGCGAAGCCGCCGGCGAACTGCCCAGGCCCTACGCCGGCGGCAAGGTGGCGCGTGGCGGCAGGGTGGGTATGCTCGGCAACAAGGATGTCATGGACACCCCGTTCAGCCAGACCAGCTATACCGCCGAGTTCATCGCCGACCGGCAGGCGCGCACGCTGTCCGACGTGATGTCCAGCGATCCGTCGGTCGCCATCGACAATCCGAGTGCGAGCGGCTGGGAGGCCACGGTGATTCGCGGTTTTTCCACCGGCGACGGAACGAGTTCGGTGTCGCTGAATGGCCTGTACGGCATCCTGCCGGCGGACGCCACGGGCATCGGCATGGCCGAGCGCGTCGAGGTGCTCAAGGGGCCGAGCGCGCTGCTCAACGGCATGCCGACGGCCGACGCGGTCGGCGGCACCGTCAATCTCGTCAGCAAGCGCGCGCCGTACGAACCCCTCGCGCAGATCACCGTCAGCCATGCGTCGCGGTCCCAGCCGGGCGTGTCCGCCGACATCGGGCGCCGCTTCGGGGAAGACAGAGCATTCGGCGTGCGCTTCAACGGCACCTGGCGCGATGGCGGGCTGTCGGTCGACCCCACCAAGGAAAAAATGGTCTCCGGCGTGCTGGGGCTCGATTACCAGGGTGAAGGCGTGCGCCTGTCGGCCGACTTCGGGCATCAGGAACGCGATCTCTCGAGCGCGAACCGCCCCCTGTTCCTGGGAGCGGGGGTACGGATTCCGAAACTCCCGCGCAACGACGAGAGCTATCTGCCGCCCTGGACCATCTGGAACGGCGGCAGCACGTTCGGCATGGTGCAGGCGGAATGGGACATCGCCGAAGGCATCACCGCCTACGCGGCCTATGGCATGCGCAAGACCGACGGCAAGGAAGTCCTGTTCATCAACCCCGTCCTGCTCGATGCCGAGGGCGACTGGGAAGCCACGCCGTCGCGCTCCGCTTCGGCCAGCCAGACGCGGTCGGCGACGGCAGGCCTGAGGTTCGCGGCGGATACCGGCCCGGTGCGCCATGCCATCGCGGTCAATGCCGCCCGGATCACCGAAGACGCGGACTATGCGCAGCTCTGGGGCAGCGACTTCGAATTCACCTCCAATCTCTACCACCCGGTGCATGTGCCGGAGCCTGCGCTGGTCGTCGGCGACCTGCGTCCGTCCAGCGTGGCGAAGCGCTCCAGCTTCGGCATCGCCGACACGCTGTCGATGTTCGGCGACCGTCTGCAGATCACGGTGGGCACGCGGCGCCAGTCGGTGTCGTCGAAGAACATCAGCATTGCGACGGGCGCGGTCACGTCGAGCTACGAGAGCCATGTCTGGAGCCCGGCGGTCGGGGTGATCGTCAAGCCGCGGGACGGCGTGTCGATCTACGCCAACTACATCGAGGGGCTGCGGCCGGGCACCGTGGTGGGGGAGACCTATGCCAATGCCGGCCAGATCTTCCCGCCCTATCGGTCCAAGCAATACGAGGCCGGGGTGAAGGTCGACTGGAGCGGCAACCTGATCACCACCGTGAGCGCTTTCCAGATCGCCCAGCCAAACACGGTGACGATCCCCGGCGTACCGCTGCCTGCGCTGGCACTCAACGGCGAGCAGCGCAACCGCGGGCTCGAGTTCAGCATGTTCGGCCAGCCCTGGAACGGCGTGCGCCTGACCGGCGGGCTGATGGTCATCGATGCCGAACTGCGCAAGACGGAGGGCGGCGCCGACGACGGGAACCAGGCGCCGGCCGTGCCCAAATGGCAGGCCACGCTGGGCGGCGAATGGGACACCGGCCTGGTGCCGGGGCTCACCCTCACGGCGCGCGTCAAGCATTCGGAAATGGCCTATATCGACACCGCCAACGCACGCAGCGTACCGTCGTGGACCCTGCTGGACGTCGGCGCCCGGTACCGGTTCACCTCGCTGTGGAACGAGCCCGCGGTCCTGCGGCTGACCATCGAGAACGCCCTGGACAAGAACTTCTGGATCTCGCGGACCTACGGCGTGTACCAGTCGACGCCGCGCACCGTCCTGCTGTCCGCCACCTTCGACTTCTGA
- the murJ gene encoding murein biosynthesis integral membrane protein MurJ, with protein sequence MNLLRALATVSGMTLLSRILGFVRDFVIARAFGAGMATDAFFVAFRLPNLLRRMFAEGAFSQAFVPILAEYKNRQGPEATHTLVNRVATLLGLVVAAVAALGALAAPAIIYVSAPGFAGDAGKFELTVALTRITFPYIFFMALVALAGGVLNTWSRFAIPAFTPVLLNLSFIGMALFAVPYFDPPVLALAWAVLLGGVLQVALQLRPLKRIGLLPAFDLKLSDPGVRRVLKLMAPAILGVSVSQISLLINTIFASFLESGSVSWLYYADRLMEFPSGLLGAALGTILLPSLSKLHADEQHDAFSSLLDWGLRLTLLLTLPAALGLAILSVPLVATLFNYGAFTASDVMQTRSALVAYSVGLTGLILVKVLAPGFYARQDVRTPVKIAMITLAATQLMNLAFIAPLRHAGLALAIGLASCLNAVLLYRGLRRRRIYLPQAGWGAFWARLAIALLAMGAVLWFGSGPEAQWVEIRGLERGLRLAAVIVAGAAVYFATLFALGFRLRDFRRRAAE encoded by the coding sequence ATGAACCTGCTGCGCGCCCTCGCCACCGTGAGCGGCATGACCCTGCTGTCCCGCATCCTCGGCTTCGTCCGCGACTTCGTCATCGCGCGCGCCTTCGGTGCGGGCATGGCGACCGACGCCTTCTTCGTCGCCTTCCGCCTGCCCAACCTGTTGCGGCGGATGTTTGCCGAGGGCGCGTTCTCGCAGGCCTTCGTCCCCATCCTGGCCGAATACAAGAACCGCCAGGGGCCGGAGGCGACGCACACCCTCGTGAACCGGGTCGCCACGCTGCTCGGCCTCGTCGTGGCGGCGGTGGCCGCCCTCGGCGCGCTGGCCGCGCCGGCCATCATCTACGTGTCGGCGCCGGGCTTCGCCGGGGATGCGGGCAAGTTCGAACTCACCGTGGCGCTCACCCGCATCACCTTCCCCTACATCTTCTTCATGGCGCTGGTGGCACTGGCCGGCGGCGTGCTGAACACCTGGAGCCGCTTCGCCATTCCGGCGTTCACGCCGGTACTGCTGAACCTGTCCTTCATCGGCATGGCGCTGTTCGCGGTCCCCTATTTCGACCCGCCGGTGCTGGCGCTGGCGTGGGCGGTGCTCCTCGGCGGCGTGCTGCAGGTCGCGCTGCAGTTGCGGCCCCTGAAACGGATCGGACTGCTGCCGGCCTTCGACCTGAAACTGTCCGACCCGGGCGTGCGGCGCGTGCTGAAGCTGATGGCGCCGGCCATCCTGGGAGTGTCGGTGAGCCAGATCTCGCTGCTCATCAACACCATCTTCGCGTCCTTCCTCGAGAGCGGCAGCGTGTCGTGGCTCTACTATGCCGACCGCCTGATGGAGTTTCCGTCCGGGCTGCTCGGCGCGGCGCTGGGCACCATCCTGCTGCCCAGCCTTTCCAAACTGCATGCGGACGAGCAGCACGATGCCTTTTCGTCGCTGCTCGACTGGGGCCTGCGGCTCACGCTGCTGCTGACGCTGCCGGCCGCGCTCGGCCTCGCCATCCTGTCGGTGCCGCTGGTGGCGACGCTTTTCAACTACGGCGCGTTCACCGCGTCCGACGTGATGCAGACGCGCAGCGCCCTGGTCGCGTACAGCGTCGGCCTGACGGGGCTGATCCTGGTGAAGGTGCTGGCGCCCGGCTTCTATGCCCGGCAGGACGTCCGGACGCCGGTGAAGATCGCGATGATCACGCTCGCCGCGACGCAGTTGATGAACCTCGCCTTCATCGCGCCGCTGCGCCATGCCGGGCTCGCGCTCGCGATCGGGCTGGCTTCGTGCCTGAACGCGGTGCTGCTGTACCGCGGCCTGCGCCGGCGCCGGATCTATCTGCCGCAGGCGGGATGGGGCGCGTTCTGGGCCAGGCTCGCCATCGCGCTGCTGGCGATGGGTGCCGTGCTGTGGTTCGGCAGCGGACCCGAGGCACAGTGGGTGGAGATCCGCGGGCTCGAGCGCGGGCTGCGGCTGGCGGCGGTCATCGTCGCCGGCGCGGCGGTCTATTTCGCCACGCTGTTCGCGCTGGGTTTCCGGCTGCGCGATTTCCGCCGCCGCGCCGCGGAGTAG
- a CDS encoding sigma-70 family RNA polymerase sigma factor, whose translation MSAEAAIQQQVHAWYSDHHGWLQGWLRRKLGDAQHAADLAHDTFLRVIAGRRESLGEEPRALLTHIARGLVIDHWRRQEVERAYLEAVAHLPEPEAPSPESRLLIIEALLRIDAMLASLSGRTREIFLLAQLDGLTLQQIAERTQMPVITVRRHIHKALVACMAIA comes from the coding sequence GTGTCTGCCGAAGCCGCCATCCAGCAGCAAGTCCATGCGTGGTACAGCGATCATCACGGATGGCTGCAGGGATGGCTGCGCCGGAAACTGGGCGACGCGCAGCATGCGGCCGATCTGGCGCACGATACCTTTCTGCGTGTCATCGCCGGCCGGCGGGAGTCGCTCGGAGAGGAGCCGAGGGCGCTGCTGACGCACATTGCCAGGGGGCTGGTCATCGACCACTGGCGGCGCCAGGAGGTGGAGCGGGCCTACCTCGAAGCCGTCGCCCATCTTCCTGAGCCCGAAGCGCCTTCGCCGGAATCGCGCCTGCTCATCATCGAGGCGCTGCTCCGCATCGATGCCATGCTCGCCAGCCTGTCCGGCCGCACGCGTGAGATCTTCCTGCTGGCGCAGCTCGACGGCCTGACGCTGCAGCAGATCGCCGAGCGCACGCAGATGCCGGTGATCACCGTGCGCAGGCACATCCACAAGGCGCTGGTGGCCTGCATGGCCATCGCCTGA
- a CDS encoding LysR family transcriptional regulator, producing MRYTLRQIEVFVAIARNENVSRAAEGLSLSQSATSAALSELESQFGQQLFDRRGKRLRLNEQGRLLLPRAVELLDRAEEIEALLRGERGLGNLRVGATLTIGNYLLPLIVAGYLQRHPESRVQLQVHNTTAIASLLLHYEIDLGLIEGQVRDAELESEPWVEDELVVFCAPDHPLAKRRVAGPDELAAQPWILREQGSGTRKTFNEALRHLPRGITPRLELEHTEAVKRAVESGLGIGCISRLALRDAFRRGSLVPVETPALDLRRSFNFVWHRGKYHTAAIRQFLQDCRSFTAGARRSDQIPLPPVP from the coding sequence ATGCGATACACCTTGCGGCAGATCGAAGTCTTCGTCGCCATCGCGCGCAACGAGAACGTGTCCCGCGCGGCCGAGGGGCTCAGCCTGTCGCAGTCCGCCACCAGCGCGGCGCTGTCCGAACTCGAGAGCCAGTTCGGCCAGCAGTTGTTCGACCGCCGCGGCAAGCGGCTGCGGCTCAACGAACAGGGGCGCCTGCTGCTGCCGCGCGCCGTCGAACTGCTCGACCGCGCCGAGGAGATCGAGGCGCTGCTGCGCGGCGAGCGCGGGCTGGGCAACCTGCGGGTCGGGGCCACGCTCACCATCGGCAACTACCTGCTGCCGCTGATCGTCGCCGGCTACCTGCAGCGCCATCCGGAAAGCCGCGTGCAACTGCAGGTGCACAACACCACGGCCATCGCCAGCCTGCTGCTGCACTACGAGATCGATCTCGGCCTCATCGAAGGCCAGGTGCGCGACGCCGAACTCGAATCCGAGCCCTGGGTGGAGGACGAACTGGTCGTCTTCTGCGCGCCGGACCATCCGCTCGCCAAGCGCCGCGTCGCCGGCCCCGACGAACTCGCCGCGCAGCCTTGGATACTGCGCGAACAGGGGTCGGGCACGCGGAAGACGTTCAACGAGGCCCTGCGCCACCTGCCGCGGGGGATCACGCCGCGGCTGGAACTCGAGCACACCGAGGCGGTGAAGCGGGCGGTGGAGAGCGGGCTGGGCATAGGCTGCATCTCGCGGCTCGCGCTGCGCGACGCCTTCCGCCGCGGCAGCCTGGTGCCGGTCGAAACGCCGGCGCTGGATCTGCGCCGCAGCTTCAATTTCGTCTGGCACCGCGGCAAGTACCACACCGCCGCGATCCGCCAGTTCCTGCAGGATTGCCGCAGCTTCACCGCCGGCGCACGGCGCAGCGACCAGATCCCGCTACCGCCGGTGCCGTGA
- a CDS encoding iron transporter produces MSSHTPSLRRTDSVSYRLSVASRVLAAVIGGYALAAAIELLLVLTLPFPQEPPFPQAAQAARLLIHAIHAAILLWVFHTRSATRAWAWLTGWTLVVYAACWMLIRQGGAA; encoded by the coding sequence ATGAGTTCGCATACCCCCTCCCTGCGCCGTACGGATTCCGTTTCCTACCGGCTGAGCGTGGCTTCGAGGGTGCTGGCCGCGGTGATCGGCGGCTATGCGCTGGCGGCGGCCATCGAACTGCTGCTCGTCCTGACCCTGCCGTTCCCGCAGGAGCCGCCCTTTCCGCAGGCAGCGCAAGCGGCACGCCTGCTGATCCATGCCATCCACGCCGCCATCCTGCTGTGGGTCTTCCATACCCGCAGCGCGACGCGGGCCTGGGCATGGCTCACCGGCTGGACGCTGGTCGTCTATGCCGCGTGCTGGATGCTGATCCGGCAAGGAGGTGCGGCATGA
- a CDS encoding DUF3325 domain-containing protein, producing the protein MMPLQPFWWDLAVFLLCFAGFALLALASEREGKALLRRAPSAAQRLAFRLMGWPLLAAALAVCVLGWRGNFGAVVWFGWLTVAALAVVFGIAYRPWRPAPREPASRLERGRDAERTPAATPCWQRCRRGVAAAGLLVIPAGFGWALYQAPVHPLLRADAVQGRIGPWAFTLVEEEQAAPEDTPAGVPVKHLMLRFCDACEGGIRAAYVQLREPRSSRSKGVRFMGERRQREAVLAIPTAVTPKDQLWLTVVGKDGRTHRAALEVSRVSPATARFIQERTR; encoded by the coding sequence ATGATGCCCCTGCAACCGTTCTGGTGGGATCTGGCCGTCTTCCTGCTCTGTTTCGCCGGTTTTGCCCTGCTGGCCCTGGCCAGCGAGCGGGAGGGCAAGGCGCTGCTGCGCCGCGCGCCGTCGGCCGCGCAGAGATTGGCCTTCCGCCTGATGGGCTGGCCGCTGCTGGCAGCCGCTCTGGCGGTGTGCGTGCTCGGCTGGCGCGGCAACTTCGGCGCGGTGGTGTGGTTCGGCTGGCTGACGGTGGCGGCGCTGGCCGTCGTATTCGGCATCGCGTACCGGCCGTGGCGGCCGGCCCCGCGCGAGCCTGCGTCCCGCCTGGAGAGGGGGCGGGACGCAGAGCGGACGCCCGCCGCCACGCCCTGCTGGCAACGCTGCCGGCGGGGCGTGGCGGCGGCCGGGCTGCTCGTGATCCCGGCCGGCTTCGGCTGGGCCCTGTACCAGGCGCCGGTGCATCCGCTGCTGCGCGCCGATGCGGTGCAGGGCCGGATCGGGCCGTGGGCCTTCACACTGGTGGAGGAAGAGCAGGCAGCACCCGAGGACACGCCCGCCGGCGTGCCCGTCAAGCATCTGATGCTGCGCTTCTGCGATGCCTGCGAGGGCGGCATCCGGGCAGCCTACGTCCAGTTGCGCGAGCCGCGTTCGAGCCGCTCGAAGGGGGTTCGCTTCATGGGCGAGCGCCGGCAGCGCGAAGCGGTGCTCGCCATTCCGACGGCCGTCACGCCGAAAGACCAACTCTGGTTGACCGTCGTCGGCAAGGACGGGCGGACCCACCGGGCGGCGCTGGAGGTATCCCGCGTTTCGCCCGCCACCGCCCGGTTCATTCAGGAGCGCACCAGATGA